Within Spirochaetota bacterium, the genomic segment CCTTAAGGCTGCGGATTAGGTCTATCTCAACCTCCTCATGAGAATCATTAGTATATTCTACTGATGCGGCTTTATTTCGCAAATATTCCTGATCATTTGGGAAGAAGCAATAATTGTACCAGCATAAAAGGAAGACCAGAACTATCAATCCAATGGACAAGAGGGTAATTATGAAATATTTTAGAGAGTGATAAAGAAATTTCAATCTATCGATCTTTTTGATGAGATAGAAAATAATCCAAATAGATATGCTAACCGCAATTACCTCTTTCAAGGAATAGTAGAGATACGCTGTTCTAGACCAATTTTTAAGAATATATATTATAATACATATACATATTACTGTTATGAACATATTACGCCAAGGACGTAAAAACTCTTTTATCTTGTTAATCCTTTTCATTTGAAGAAAAACACACATCAATAACGCAGTATTGGATAGATATAATCATTCTTAATATACACATCGCTATTTCTTCCAATCCATTGGAAGAGTTTATTCTTTAATCTATGAAAATTTGACTTATCAATCGAAGCGATATTTGTCGTCTCACCGGGATCACGCAGGGTATCATACAACTCGTATGCGATTCTATCCCTCAAAGGCATATAGATAAGCTTGTATCTACCGTCAAAGATATACCTATGTTTTGCTAAATTTACAGTATCCGCATAATTCTTATTAACTACAACCTGATTATCAAGCTGGAAGTCTATCTCAGAAAGTAAGGCGATATCGGGATAGATAATTCGTAGCTTTTGAAAGAAAAGATCACTACGCATATTGTTGTCGAACCAGATTCCGGTTTCCCCAAAAGCGCATAACGCATCAGCCCTTCCCCCTTCAAGAAGTGGCAACAAGGACACACCCTCCATGTGATCGGGAATAGTCTCATTCAGGATAGACAACAGGGTTGGAGCCACATCAACATGCCGTACAACATCGAATATGTCTCTCTTCTCTAAGCCCAATTTCGGGTATCGGATTATGAGTGGAATTCTGGTAGAATAAAAACCCCTAAAATGCTCTCCATGCCCCATCCCAAGTGATGCCTCATAAAGATTCTCCCCGTGATCTGACAGTATCACAATTATTGTGTTATCCAGAATATCATTATCAGATAAAAATTTTATTATCCTGCCCACCTCATCATCAAAGGCCCTCAAGCCTCCATCGTATAGCGCTCTGATCTGTTCGATGTCCTCTTCTGATAAATTGACCTCCTTGTTGCTATCCAACGAGACTATTCTCTGTTTGAAATACTTGTATGGGCCCTTATAATCATTCTTTGAGTAGAGTTTATAATATGGATAGGGAGAGGCATAAGGGAAATGTGTGGAAGAGAAGAAGGTCGTAATAAAGAATGGCCTGCCCTTAGATTTTTTCAAAGACCTGAGTATTCTCTCTCTTAAAAAATATGTCGGGCAAAAGTACGCTGAATCCTTCAATACCGGAAACAAAGACAATCCCATTGTATTCGTCAGCAGGGGAGAGAGGAATGTGTGATCTCCCAATATAGATTGTTCTATGAGAAACTCAAAATTGAAATATGGGACATCAAGGTTTTCAAAACCCAGATCAATTCGGCTAAAGATATCTCCGGCAAAATCCGCGACTACCGATGAATAGTATCCCTTATCATTTAATATCCTAACTATGGTCTCAAAATTTCGATTAACATCACTTGATATTGGAAACATATGCCGAATCCCATGGGTTGATGCAAACTGCCCTGTAAGGATGGAAACCCATGACGGGAAGGTCCTTGGAACCTCAATATATGCATTCCTGAAGGAGACCCCCTGGTTGATCAAGCTATCAATATTGGGAGTTGTATCTATAGAGTACCCATATCCGCTAAAATGATCCGGCCTTAGGGCATCGGATGCCAGAATTAAAATATTTGGTTTATCACTCTTATCAAATCCATCCAAATCAAGGGAATATACTATAGATAGGACAATGGAGATGCATAAAAGAAAAAGGATAATCCTATTGAAAATTATGTTTCTGGCCTTCAAGGCAGCCAAAAGAATAATAACGAAAACCGATGATATGATTATAATCTGTAACATCGTTAAAATTGCGGGATTGATGTTATCTGCAAAAAAATCGAGTATAATCTTGTTGGCATGATTTTTGAAGTAAAAATTATTCATATATACCTGTGGATAGTTGACTATATCCTTAAAGAAGGTGATAAAAAATATTATACTCGAAAAAAGAAGATTTAACAGGAATCCTTTACGCCGGTTTATTTCTTTATTAAATATATAGGAATAGGAAAAGAGAAATAATTGGATCATCATACCAAGAACAAGGCCGATCACTAAATATACGAATAATATTTTCAACAGGAAAAATATTATATGCCCAAGGAAATTGTCTAATATGAAATTTTCAATAACCTCGCTAGTATTTCCCATATATGATATTGATAAATTGTTAACCAAACCATATAAGAAGAATAGGAAAAAGAGGGATGGACCTGCTACTGAGGGGAATAAAAAATTCTTTATCGTGTAAAATTTTTCCTTTAACATTCAATTTATTTTGGATTAGGGGAAAATAATATCTCAAACATAAGGGGAAGAATTAAACCGATTATTCTATCGGTCAAGCTATTTTCTCGGATTTTCACTAGACACTATAAAACAACCCAAAAACTATGAATTACAGGCAGTTACCATCACCCTCACTCCTGCATCATAATGTGATTCCTTCATTAGCCGGGAATGATATCTGCCAAATGTAGCTGATAGCGCATCTTCAACCCACTCACTCTACTACTCAACATGTCAGCATGGCTTTGTTATCAATCATAAGGTCCTCTTCTTAGCCGAAAATGGGAGGTGATGGTACAGCTTTATTATCACAAATGGACATCCTCAAAGAGTCTTATGAATTCTCTTGCAGTCCTTTCCCATGAATACTTTTTACAATTATCAAAACCCTTTTCAATAATTTCACTTTTCAGAGCCATATTATTTGCAATCTCAAGCATCCCCTTTGCGATATCATCGATGTCATAGGGATTTACCAACAGCCCCCCTTCCCCTGCCACCTCCGGACAACTGGATACCCTGCTTGTTATTACCGGGCAGCCGCAGGCCTGCGCCTCAAGGATTGGCAAGCCAAAGCCCTCATATTTAGATGGATAAAGGAAACAATCCGCCAGGTTGTATATTGCTACAAGCTCATCATCCTCTAAATAATCAAGCTTGATCACTCGTTGGCTCAGATCATGCTCTTTTATAAAATCATATACCTTATTATCCCTCCAGGAATACCCCCCGATGAAATAAATATTGTGCTCCACCCTATCCTTAATTCTCAAAAATGCCTTTAACACGTTTATCATATTCTTCCTAGGACTCAGTGAGCCTATATATAAATAAAATGGCATTTTGAGATCATACTTCATAATAACACCCTTAAGTATATTCTTATCTGTGATTTTCCTAAACTTCTTCTCCACACCCTCCGTAATAATTCTAATTCTATTTTTCTCAATATTAAGAAGCTCAATCATTCTAGAAGCGGTAAATTCTGAAACAGTCAAATCAATGTATGAGAATTTCGCTGCCACTGGAATCATTAGCTTGTGGTGAAGGTTGTCGAAAAACCTAAACTCACGGAAATTAAATTTCTCAAAATATACTATGTCATGATACACAGGAATCTTCCTGCCCCTTATAATCGGCGAATATGTATTCTTTGGAAACAAAAATACATCGATCCTATTCAGATATGAAAATATTGGGATATATATATAATCATAGATAAATTTATTTCGTATTCTACGGATGATCATTCTAAAATTATTCGGCATTGCAAAATCCAGATGGATCTCTTCCTTCAATAAGATATAATATATATTTTTTTTATCGATCACTGACAACTCTCGTAAAATATTATATAGATATCTATATGGCCCTCCCTGTCTATCGTTCAAGACCCTTGCATTTATTGCAATCTTCATAGCATAAATCCTAAAAAATTAATATGTTGGCGAGCTTACTCCAATATTAACATCCTCATAAAGGGAAGGTAAACATACCGCATATTAGACATATCCTCTCAGGAGGGCAATTACAATTTACAATTCACTCCAATATGAATTTCTGGTATAATTCGCCAAACTCTTCGCTGCTTGGGATTACATTACTTTGCTTGCTATATTTTAATTACCCCCCTAGATGGATTGAATAATTAATCCATCGTATCGAAATCCAGTATTATAGCAGGTATAATATTATAAAGAAGAAACACTATTAAAATGCTTGATGAAATATATCATATAATTATTATAGTTGTTCAATTGCAATCATTACATTGAGGATAATGAATGATGTAATAATTACCCCTAATACAGAATAGAATAAAAATGATCTTAAACGATTCAATATACGAACATATAGAAGTTGTCAAAGGTCTGATATCACTCGAAAATGAAGTAACCAAATTCGCATCCAGGTTATCAACAGCCTTTCGAGATGGACATAAACTCTTAATAATGGGGAACGGGGGAAGCGCCGCAGAGAGTCAGCATTTTGCAGCGGAAATTGTAGTGCGATATAAAAAGAATAGAAAGGGATTGCCAGCCATTGCCTTAACAACAGACAGCTCAATTTTAACGGCTACAGGGAATGATTATTCCTTTGATGAGATATTCTCAAGACAAATTGAAGCATTAGCCAAAAAAGGAGACATAGTGTTAGGCATATCAACATCTGGAAAGAGCATTAATGTATTGCATGGAATGCGCGCGGCAAAGAGCATAGGCTGTTATACCATTGGCCTTCTTGGGAATGACGGTGGAAGCATATCCAGACTATCAGATTTGCCTATTGTAATTAAGAGCCATAACACACCGAGAATTCAGGAATGTCATAGCATTATCATTCACATAGTCTGTGAAATACTCGATGAGGA encodes:
- a CDS encoding sulfatase, with protein sequence MKILFVYLVIGLVLGMMIQLFLFSYSYIFNKEINRRKGFLLNLLFSSIIFFITFFKDIVNYPQVYMNNFYFKNHANKIILDFFADNINPAILTMLQIIIISSVFVIILLAALKARNIIFNRIILFLLCISIVLSIVYSLDLDGFDKSDKPNILILASDALRPDHFSGYGYSIDTTPNIDSLINQGVSFRNAYIEVPRTFPSWVSILTGQFASTHGIRHMFPISSDVNRNFETIVRILNDKGYYSSVVADFAGDIFSRIDLGFENLDVPYFNFEFLIEQSILGDHTFLSPLLTNTMGLSLFPVLKDSAYFCPTYFLRERILRSLKKSKGRPFFITTFFSSTHFPYASPYPYYKLYSKNDYKGPYKYFKQRIVSLDSNKEVNLSEEDIEQIRALYDGGLRAFDDEVGRIIKFLSDNDILDNTIIVILSDHGENLYEASLGMGHGEHFRGFYSTRIPLIIRYPKLGLEKRDIFDVVRHVDVAPTLLSILNETIPDHMEGVSLLPLLEGGRADALCAFGETGIWFDNNMRSDLFFQKLRIIYPDIALLSEIDFQLDNQVVVNKNYADTVNLAKHRYIFDGRYKLIYMPLRDRIAYELYDTLRDPGETTNIASIDKSNFHRLKNKLFQWIGRNSDVYIKNDYIYPILRY
- a CDS encoding glycosyltransferase family 1 protein — translated: MKIAINARVLNDRQGGPYRYLYNILRELSVIDKKNIYYILLKEEIHLDFAMPNNFRMIIRRIRNKFIYDYIYIPIFSYLNRIDVFLFPKNTYSPIIRGRKIPVYHDIVYFEKFNFREFRFFDNLHHKLMIPVAAKFSYIDLTVSEFTASRMIELLNIEKNRIRIITEGVEKKFRKITDKNILKGVIMKYDLKMPFYLYIGSLSPRKNMINVLKAFLRIKDRVEHNIYFIGGYSWRDNKVYDFIKEHDLSQRVIKLDYLEDDELVAIYNLADCFLYPSKYEGFGLPILEAQACGCPVITSRVSSCPEVAGEGGLLVNPYDIDDIAKGMLEIANNMALKSEIIEKGFDNCKKYSWERTAREFIRLFEDVHL
- a CDS encoding D-sedoheptulose 7-phosphate isomerase, with the protein product MILNDSIYEHIEVVKGLISLENEVTKFASRLSTAFRDGHKLLIMGNGGSAAESQHFAAEIVVRYKKNRKGLPAIALTTDSSILTATGNDYSFDEIFSRQIEALAKKGDIVLGISTSGKSINVLHGMRAAKSIGCYTIGLLGNDGGSISRLSDLPIVIKSHNTPRIQECHSIIIHIVCEILDEEFVNE